CATCCACTCTGTCTTCTGATTTGTACCTACCTGTCTTCCTTCGAAGTACTTCAAAGACTTTCGGAGTCCGATCACTTTATTCTCATCATTATCATCCCTGATTTTTACATCAGCTCCGGTAGCTTTCCAATATCCATTATTACCGGCATTTCTAGCTGGACGGTTTCCGAACTTGTACTTTTTTTCCCTTAGAGTGAAGAAATACCATACGTTATCCTTTCCTTGTGCTCGGTATTGTTCTGCAGGTTTAAATTACAAATACAAACTTAATAATGTCTAAATAattaccaaaaatataataacagaTAATCTTatcaaattatcaaaaaaaaaaacagataatcttatcaacttttttaataaatatatattccAATAAGTATTCTTAAGTTCATATGTAGTATAAGATaaattttacaaaaatataagtGAATCAAAGATCGAAATTAAAGGACCCTCGATCTAAAGTAAAAATCTAAtaatgtatggttcaattctatactatacttttttttttacccaACTTGATacgaaaaaggaaaatatgtCTATGGTCCCTAAAAGTATTATGTCCATGGTGCATACAGTTTAATTATATgctcaaaattaaaatagtatcCCCATATTCTTGATAGAAAATACGGGTGTAAATTGGCTGGACTGGATTGGACTatgtcaagtccaaatccaatccAAAAAATCTTGGACTTGGATATTTGAGTCTAGTCCGAGTCCGATCCAAACTTTTTTTTTGAGTTGATCCACATTTAAATACTTGGCCAAAAAAGGTTTAAGTtcttttaaaaaacaaaattttaaaaattaaatctCAATAGTAATCATCCATCATCACTGCCGACAAGAGAAATCAAAAGATAAAGAGGttgatataatatttttgggttaTGGGTTCTATACTTCTATATGGATTTCgatatttggtttttttttttgttgcataTAGTAATAAAGACCCAAAAATCACATATTTCACaatagtttttaatttaaatatgcacTACGTATATCTATAAAACTTTGAACTTAATTGGATTTTCGGATTCAAGTCCAATAATAATTGAACTTGGTAAATTTGAGTCCAGTCAGATCCAATGATTTTCAAATCTGATCCAGTCCGGCAAGTTTAGACGGGAGTAGATTGGAAGTTGGACTCAATCCACTTACACCCCTAGAAGAAGTAGAAACGATAATCGgttcaaaaacaaaattttcatgaatttaagaatttgtttgtttgatttaattgtatttttataacCGGAAGTAAAAAATCAggggaaaaaaataatttaacgtacaaaaaaattaaagaaaataatttcCGACATTATTTCAGTCAAAATCATAACAATACTTGTGTATTGGCTTTGAGGCTATTTATAAACCCCAATTTggcaattttttatattttattaaagataCTTTATCCATTAAAGTAACAAACTTCAAATACTAGGATAATCAATCTACACAATTactcatcaacaattcaacctGCACGTGTGTCGTCTAACAAAAACCAAATAAGCTAGTTCACGTcagaatttaaaaataaaacacaAAAGATGAATacatgaattcataattaatacggagtattcataatttaatCAAGAATTGCACCCATGCAAGAAACAAAACGGAgagtaagaaaataaaaaattgcgGAGAGTATATAATTTACAAAAGAATTATGTTAATAGTCAAACTAAACGTACCAGTAAGATCTCGAGGATGGAATTCATAGATATTAACTTCATACATTGGATTAAAGGGCAACTCAATGCCGTTGGTCTTGTACTCGAGATACTCTTTAACGAGTTCATGATCAGTGGGATCAAATCTGAAACCTGGATAAGGCAGTTGTACACCTTGTACTGGTGGTTGTTGCGGTGGTTGTGGTGGTTGTGgttgttcttgttgttgttcGTTGTTCTCGATAATTTGTCTATCCGCCATGGTAggattagagagagaaagaacgaGGAAATTTCAAggattagagagagaaagaacgaGGAGAAATAATTTGTTGATAAAAATATAATGATGGGGGCAAATACTACAAGAAATTCTGATTTACCCTACTTAGTCTTCAGGTGTTTGACTTATATAGCTAGCTCACAGTTAATCCTTTCTCAACGAGGATATAATTTACTTATGGTCACTTTTAGTCAACGTGTTATCAGATACGATATTGTCGGGATCAGAGGGAAAAATACTACCTGTGTATTGTAGGATTTAGAAAAGAAATATCGAGTTTGTATTTCAGTGAAAAGTATCTACATATGTAATATATTCCGTAAATAAATCTTTTTAtctatatttaattaattgtaaAAGTAAAATCCTTTAATTTGACAGAAGTAATCGGAGTAGGATTCATAATTTTCGAGTGTACTTTTTTTGAAGTTCAAGAAAAGAAGATTATTATATGTtatacacaaattcttaattaCGCACCCTTTAGTGTACAATAAACAGTGCCGGAGCTACAATGATGTCATGATTATGGGGCCATGTGCAGGTTCTAAACGAGacccttatttaattaaaaacaaaaggaaaaaaaataaagaaaatgaaCTTGTTAGGAATTGTACTAAAGGCCTTCGAAATCATTCATTAAGGCCTTAACCACTACTCCAACTTTGTTTTTGTTTACATTATATTAAAGAAacaaatctattactatatactaaaagagacaccaggaatgacacgtgtcatttcctggtgaaaaagtttcccgccaaaaactctttcctaaaaagacatatttattttattgtttttttttattttctctccttttgtataaatgtttatatatgaaaaaaaatataggattatggaatatgccattattaaaattttggttaaattttagtcaaactgtcatatcaataatagaaaatattcttactcgatattttggtcaaattagcatattaaatatatcaaatattttagtcagatcatcatattgaacatataaaatataaaatatatagtaagttaaaatatgataaaatgagtacattcgagattattaattacgcaatacatttaagggataaataattcaattaaattttttataaaaaacttggtcaaataataatttttaaacatccgtgcgtgcacgggacctaatctagttatattatattataaacATTTGGTGGCCATGTTCCGTCGATCACCTCGTACACCCTCAAAACCGCCCCTGACAATAAACAGCGTAAGACAAGTGTAAAGTTAAATTCACGCTTAATGTATAAAGGTAACCATGTAATCTTTTAAAAAGTTTATCTATtaaaaaatatttcataatataaaatataaataaagttttaaaacttttaaaaaattgagtaaaaTTTATCCCCATGTACAAAATTTTTATTGTACATCGTTACGCATAAGctgagtactccctccgttcttgttTATTAGTCCCCTTTCTGTATTgcgatgtttttttttattagcgTCTTTTAGAATCTTTCCTTGTTTGTTCAACAATTATTTCACTTTTACATATTACAATTGTAATTCTCTCGTcccaaataaatatgcaagtgatccctttattttctaatttatcaACACTAAAGACTCCACCTACCCATTTTTTCTTAACTAGGTGTCGGATGCTCACCGGAAAAAAAACGATAAATCAAGTTTTGCACCACATTTCCACTTTTGGATTAGCGTATTATTGATAGACGGACAACCTACGCTTTGTTCTTAAATAAGAATGCATAGAGATCAAATCTTGAACAGTGGAATTGCTTTTGAGTATTGAGTTAACTCTTTTACAAACATAAAACAACACAACAAAGAAGTATATCAATAAAATATACGgatttttcaccaaatgccctcgaggtttactttaatgcaccaagtacccctaaacttttcagaatgcaccaaatacccctgacgtttaaaacaatatcatcaaataCCCTTGAGGCTGACAGACGTCAAGTCTCCGTTAGCATGTGTTTACTTTTTTGCCCTTACTCAACCCATTTCTCTATTAATCCTAATATTAAACCttaattaaatgaattaaacccctaaaataattaattaactattatcttaaaaaaaaaaaaaaaaacccaaaacatcTGTTGGGCTTCCTCTTCACTTCTGTCCTCTGCTAaacgccatcatcatcatcctcttcTTATCCACCATTGTCAAAACTCGAACCTCCACATCCAGACCAACCCCTCCCCCTTTTTGCTTGCTACATACGTCGGCCAACTGCATCCCTTAGACCAATGCTAATTTCTATTAGTTGAAACCAATTTCCCCAAACCACCAAATCCAACCACCACGGCTCCGCCGCTTCCGACATTTGAACACCATCCCTCAACCACCGATCattacttcaatcgtacctagTTTTCTCATATCCAAGTCAAAATTTATCAATTTTTCAGATCAACAAAAAAAAGTGAAATTGACgaaaatcccaattgaatcaAATTGATTTTTTGCTAGGTTTAAGCTACAATGTTCGGTGATTTTTTTGGGTGCTCACAGTCGGCTACCTCGGGTTTTCCAAGCACCACAACTTGCATCATATCACAAGTTTTAATctggtttctttccttttgaatcCCAGAAATCTGCATCACCATTGTTGAAATTTCAAGAGAAAATTCGAGATACCCAGATGAAAATTAAAGCTCATTAAGTATATAATTCGATATACAATTCAGTTTTTTTTGTGCGAAATTGCTTTGGATTTGCTCAAAAAATCCCGACGAATTTTGGGTTTGGGCTTCACTACAAGGATGGGTGGAAGAGAAAAGAAGAGAGGAGACCGAAAATGCAGATCGGAAGAAAGAGGATAGTGGGTGGAGATTTCTGGCTAGCAACAAACAATAGTAGTGGATGGCTGCGACATTTGAAGAAATTGGTGGATAATTGATGATTTGGATTCAAGTTGAGGAAGAGGATAAAGATTTCCATGGGAAGGGgaaagaataaagaaaaatgaggAAAAGAAATGTTAACGGAAAAGTTAACGGAATAGACGGAAAATGGTCAATAAGGGtatttgatgatattgttttaaatgtcaggggtatttggtgcattttggaaagtttaggggtacttggtgcattaaagtaaacctcgagggcatttggtgaaaaatccgtaaaataTATGTATAGCTATTGGGCTCATGGCCATAACACAAACATgtattattctaattttcagaaattatttttgataaaAATACACATTCACAGTGTAAGTTTACACTGTGTAACCAATTGGACAATAATATTACATCTGACATCCAAATAACTGCATTATCACATCATTTGCTCGTAACACGATCCTGGACCCATGGTTCCACACAAAGAATTTGATCTGCTTGATTCATCAATTTCTTTTGCAAGTCCAAAATCAGTTAGTACAATCTGCACACAAACACCATTTTTATCAGGAGGcataatatatttttaaaatggaAAGATAAGAAATGCATGTAGTCTATCAGGTAGCATCCAACTTAAATGTCTATCAACATccattaattagaatatttttaGGTTAGATCTCAATACACAATCCCGTTCTTGTGAAGATGTGACACAATGCAACATATATTATTAAGCAGTGTAAAATTGCCTTATCCTCACTATtctaaaacaaatttcaaagccaaaattaaatcaaaagaagaatcaGATTAAAGCTCTAAAAATGGCATACTTGAAAATTCCCTGTCTGTAGAGATTTAAAAAAACAGATGTGCTTCAtttaaaaaatctaaaattagataaagttttgattttgtcTGCAAAGAGCATACTACAACAGTTTGAACCAAGTCAACATGCCGCTTTCCCAACAGCACCTCCACACTAAACCGGCCAAGATAATTCTTACTAGTTAGACTATATAATTTAAGCTCACAAAACACTACCTCAAAAAAAGCCAAAAGAGACCATCTAAAAACCCCTTAAGAGACGTCATGAGAGGTGGTATTCTCTTAGATTAAGAAACCACATTATTGAAGGAATTTctttatttaaattaagaaaCCACCTATCTAAGAGATGTGGTTATTTATATAtgtactatttattatttaaataacaTATATAAGGAACCAACTTTTTCGGAAAAGTGTTCTATTTGATAAACAAAAAGACCACCTTGTTCAAAAAGTGATAGACTCCGGGAAATCCCTAGTAACTAAAGTGTAAAGAGGTGTTGGGCCTACCAATGATGATACCATAAGAACGTAGTTTTACCGTTCCAAATTCCGATAATCAACCCattatataaaaggaaatgacTCTGCAAAATGTCTCGCCACGTTGGGGATTGATGTGGCCCCGGATTACAATAAAAAATGAAGACTTTTTAAAATACtacttttcattaaaaattcGAACCCAAAAGTTCTCCGGTTAATAAGCATTTTCCAACCTAATTTAACCATAAAAGtcaaattctattcttttaaacGTCTAATCCCTAACACCCCACTCTCCTATAGGCTGAGTAACAATATTCCACAAAGTACACGCTATATACCTAGTTCTATCCACTTTATTCCATAAGATATTTCTCGTTCCTTTTTCAATACTATTGATCATTGTTATGGGCAGAATGCAGGTTTGCATTGAGTAAAGAGGATAAGTATTGAGCACAGATTTAATAAGAGTGCAACGACCCGTCATATTCACAATTTTGACTGTCAGCCCCTAATTCTTTCGAAACTTTTATCCAGAAGCCCCATGAAGTTATTGATTCCTAACATTAAAGCTAGGAGACTGGgggtttgttttaaaaaaaaataataattgagaTGAGAGAGATAGTACGTGTCAAAAGGGGTGCACGTTTGTCTTTATTAAAACAAGCAAGAAAGACGCACATTTTTTCTATTTGGCGTATCAATCATGAGTTGTTAGTTCTGATCTATCTAACGGTTTACAATTTTTTTCATCCATGATGGGGTCCGCTTGACAAAACATGTAAAGCTAAAATTAAGGAAATAATTTCACAATGATCCACTAACTAATAAAATCAGAAATCTATCCCATGAGTTAGTGTAAACCACTAAATTATTGACTACTCTAACAAACAAAATATTATTCAACTAATTTGAATCATTAATCTAACAATCTACGTCCTGAATCCATTACGAATCGTGATGATGATGCAAATAAGTTGTTAGAACCCGACATCGGTAGTAATTGTTGTGACCATTATTAAAGCTAGCCTGAAATTGATGTTAATCAAGATGATCATAACAACCAAATGAACCTGCTTCGCTGTCGTAATCGGTGGTGGTGGAGTTTGCGCTATCATAGGAGCTGGCTTCGCTGTCGTAATCGGTGGTGGTGGAGTTTACTCTCCGGCTGCTGTCTGGGGGATTTCCGGCTGCATCCATGTCTGTAACTTGTACTGTTTTTTTATCTGCTGGCTTCTTTCCGGCTGCCCTCTTTTTGTAATAAATTTTGCATAGCACAATATCCAACTacccaaaaaagaaaagtaaTTCAATTAGCACAGTACAAAAATATTATTACTTTAACTTAATTATAAATAGAAACTAGGGTTATTTCTAAATTATTGAaatataattaaagtataattaaattgaaattagaatgtGAGTAGGGAGAATTAGAAAAATATGTAGATAGTTACATACCCTCATACTGGTAGATGCATTTCTTTTCCTCTTTAGTTCATTGGTTTTGGCTTTAGAGGATTCGGCTTGATCTAGGGTTTGATATTCATGCATCAACCACTCGATCTGTCTTCTTCTGATTTTCATCTGACTGTGTTCCTTCGTAATACTTCAAACGCTTTCGGAGTCCGATCACTTTATTCTCATCAAAATCATCCCTGATTTTTTTATCAGCTCCGGTACATTTCCAATATCCATTATTACCGGCATTCATGTACTTCTTTTCCCTTGTAGTGAAGAAATACCATAAATCATCCTTTCCTTGTGGTTGGTATTTTTCTGCAGGTTTAAATTACAAACACAAACTTAATAATGTGTAAATAActaccaaaaatataataacagataatcttatcaattttttttaataagtatATATTCTGATAAGTATTAATAAGTTCATATGtatgtagtactccgtataagataaatttagaaaaatataattgaattaTCGAAAGAATCCTCGATCTAAAGTAAAAATCAAATAAAGTATGGTTTAATTCTATGCTATACTATtgtctttttttaattttaaaatatattaaatctcAATAATCAACCATCACCGCTGACGAGAAAAAGTGAAAGATAAAGAGGttgatataatatttttggttcTTTTTTTTGTTGCACATAGTAATAAAGACCCAAAAATCACATATTTCACaatagtttttaatttaaatatgtacTACGTATATCTATAAATAAAATCTTAAAACTTAATTTGGACTTAATTGAATTTTTGGTTTCAAGTCAAATAATGATGAACTTGGTAAATTTGAGTAAGTCCGATATAGTCCGACAAGTTTGAACTGGATTGGATTGGAATTTAGACTTTTCTCAATCCACTTACATCCCTAGATCCCTAGATAGAAGTAGAAACGATAATCGATTTAAAAACAAATTATCATGAATTTAAGAATCTGTTTGTTTTATCTAATTGTAATTTTTTAActggaagaaaaaaaatcaggaaaaatcaattttaacgtacaaaaaaaaattaaagaaaataatttcCGACATTATTTCAGTCATAATTTAAACAATACTTGTGTATTGGCTTTTAGGCTATTTATAAACCCTAAATTTGCaatctttttatattttattaaagataCTTTATCCATTAAAGTAACAAACTTCAAATACTAGGATAATCAATCTACACAATACTCATCTACAATTCAACCTGCACGTGTGTCGTCTTGTCGTCTAACAAAAACCAAATAAGCTAGTTTACGTCAGaactaaaaaaaagaaacacaaaaGATGAATataacatgaattcataattaatacggagtattcataatttaatCAAGAATTGCACCCATGCAAGAAACAAAACGGAGAGTAAGAATATAAAAAATTGCGGAGAGTATTAATTTACATaagaattattttaatagtCAAA
This genomic stretch from Spinacia oleracea cultivar Varoflay chromosome 3, BTI_SOV_V1, whole genome shotgun sequence harbors:
- the LOC110791838 gene encoding uncharacterized protein; translated protein: MKIRRRQIEWLMHEYQTLDQAESSKAKTNELKRKRNASTSMRLDIVLCKIYYKKRAAGKKPADKKTVQVTDMDAAGNPPDSSRRVNSTTTDYDSEASSYDSANSTTTDYDSEAGSFGCYDHLD